A single window of Pontibacillus chungwhensis DNA harbors:
- a CDS encoding methylated-DNA--[protein]-cysteine S-methyltransferase — MYNNRKSVVKEGINMTKGSFLYYDEMESPIGPLTLLATEKGLCRIDHGSLRDVESKQTTWARKYFLHIEYVHDPAQFKQLKKQLDEYFSNKRDHFEVQLDLYGTPFQQKVWKALADIPFGETRSYKDIALAIQAPKAVRAIGGAVNKNPLSIILPCHRVIGSNGALVGYAGGLERKEHLLDLEHQKAVSS, encoded by the coding sequence ATGTACAATAATAGAAAATCTGTTGTAAAAGAAGGGATAAACATGACGAAAGGTTCCTTCCTTTATTACGATGAAATGGAAAGTCCTATTGGACCTTTAACACTCCTGGCAACGGAAAAAGGTCTTTGCCGAATTGACCATGGTTCGTTGCGAGATGTGGAATCCAAGCAAACCACGTGGGCCAGAAAATACTTCTTACACATTGAATATGTACACGACCCAGCCCAATTTAAGCAGTTAAAGAAGCAATTAGATGAATACTTTTCAAACAAACGAGATCACTTTGAGGTCCAGCTTGATTTGTATGGAACTCCATTTCAGCAAAAAGTATGGAAAGCCTTAGCCGATATTCCTTTCGGCGAAACTCGTTCCTATAAAGATATTGCTTTAGCGATTCAAGCACCAAAGGCAGTGCGCGCCATAGGTGGAGCGGTTAATAAAAACCCTCTTTCGATTATTCTTCCATGTCATCGTGTCATTGGAAGCAATGGAGCACTTGTCGGGTATGCAGGTGGTCTTGAGCGTAAAGAACATTTATTAGATCTAGAACATCAAAAAGCCGTTTCCTCCTAA
- a CDS encoding UTRA domain-containing protein encodes MAAPLYRQIAHKIREEIESGNWREGEAIPTEKHLSEQFSASRVTIRQAIKCLVEEDLLKRVQGSGTYVNEKKIEHNIFELQSFTEEMRRLNKEPINHVLNFQMIEPSEKVREVLQLSEGEKVFYIRRQRLVDDTPYVLEDTYLPVNMFPDLSYQIMSGSKYDYIEQIRGMKIKESFQEVIPILPDQEVATSLRLDATTPILKIQLHSVFYDGTVFEYSDIYFKSDEYKFTLRASRP; translated from the coding sequence ATGGCAGCCCCTTTATATAGACAAATTGCACACAAAATCAGAGAAGAAATAGAATCAGGAAACTGGAGGGAAGGCGAAGCGATTCCTACGGAGAAGCACCTTTCTGAACAATTTTCTGCTTCACGCGTTACCATCAGGCAGGCGATTAAATGTCTGGTGGAAGAAGATTTATTAAAACGCGTGCAAGGCAGCGGCACTTATGTAAATGAGAAGAAAATTGAACATAATATTTTTGAATTACAAAGCTTTACGGAAGAAATGAGACGTTTAAATAAAGAACCTATTAATCACGTTTTAAACTTTCAAATGATCGAACCTAGCGAGAAGGTAAGGGAGGTTCTACAATTATCAGAAGGGGAAAAGGTCTTTTATATCAGGCGACAGCGTCTGGTAGATGATACACCTTATGTATTAGAAGACACCTACCTTCCAGTCAACATGTTCCCTGACCTTTCCTATCAAATTATGAGCGGGTCTAAATACGACTATATTGAGCAGATTCGAGGGATGAAAATAAAAGAAAGCTTCCAAGAGGTCATCCCGATTCTGCCAGATCAGGAAGTTGCCACTTCTTTACGCCTTGATGCGACCACCCCTATCTTGAAAATTCAACTTCACAGTGTTTTCTACGATGGAACGGTATTTGAATACAGCGACATCTACTTCAAAAGCGACGAGTACAAGTTCACTCTACGCGCATCCAGACCCTAA
- a CDS encoding 6-phospho-alpha-glucosidase, which translates to MKKQNLVVVGGGSTYTIGMIMSLIAEKEQFPLKTITFYDTDGARQEQIAKATEIILREKYPELESFSYTTDKEEALKGADFVFVQIRTGGLQMREKDEQIPLRYNAVGQETCGPGGMAYGLRSIGDMIDLVKDIRHYAPDAWILNYTNPAAIVAEALKREFPNDKKLLNICDMPAAIMVSYAGILGKDVFDLVPEYFGLNHFGWFTGIYDKDGNDHTQTIKRAITEDGFIPEDAEIANDPSWIKTFKQVERMVNDFPDYLPNTYLQYYLYPTEMVEKEDPENTRARQVINGRQERVHALADQIVADGTTANVELEVDIHGRYMIRVAASMAYNNGDIFIVMVENNGTIANLPDDAMVEVPAMMTNRGPKPFAVGHIPTFYKGLIEGQLAYEQLVVDAYFENSYEKALQALTLNRTVVDAPVARQILDDLIDANKAYWPELHKRKQEAVVQ; encoded by the coding sequence ATGAAAAAACAAAATCTAGTCGTCGTAGGTGGCGGAAGCACGTATACAATCGGAATGATTATGAGTTTAATCGCTGAAAAAGAACAGTTTCCTTTGAAAACGATTACGTTTTACGATACAGATGGAGCAAGGCAAGAACAGATTGCAAAAGCGACTGAAATTATATTACGCGAAAAATATCCAGAACTAGAGTCGTTCTCCTATACAACGGATAAAGAAGAAGCCTTAAAGGGCGCTGACTTTGTCTTTGTTCAAATTCGTACTGGTGGACTGCAAATGAGAGAGAAAGATGAACAGATTCCTCTTCGGTACAATGCCGTTGGACAAGAAACATGCGGGCCAGGGGGCATGGCTTATGGATTGCGTTCCATTGGGGATATGATTGATCTCGTGAAAGATATCCGTCACTATGCTCCGGATGCTTGGATTCTGAACTATACAAACCCTGCTGCCATTGTCGCAGAAGCCCTTAAACGAGAATTTCCAAACGATAAGAAGTTATTAAATATTTGTGATATGCCGGCAGCCATTATGGTGAGTTACGCTGGGATTCTAGGAAAAGATGTATTTGATCTTGTGCCAGAATACTTCGGGTTAAACCACTTTGGCTGGTTTACAGGAATCTATGATAAAGACGGTAATGATCATACTCAAACCATCAAGCGTGCGATTACTGAAGATGGATTTATCCCAGAAGACGCTGAGATTGCCAATGACCCTTCTTGGATTAAGACATTTAAACAGGTAGAGCGTATGGTTAACGATTTCCCTGATTATCTTCCAAATACGTATCTTCAGTACTACTTATACCCAACTGAAATGGTAGAGAAAGAAGATCCGGAGAATACGAGAGCTCGTCAGGTTATTAACGGACGCCAAGAACGCGTACACGCTTTAGCGGATCAGATTGTGGCAGATGGAACGACTGCGAATGTGGAATTAGAAGTTGATATCCACGGTCGATACATGATCCGTGTAGCGGCTTCAATGGCATATAATAACGGAGATATTTTCATCGTCATGGTTGAGAACAACGGAACCATTGCGAATCTTCCGGATGACGCTATGGTAGAGGTGCCGGCTATGATGACGAACCGTGGCCCGAAACCGTTTGCTGTTGGACACATCCCGACGTTCTACAAAGGTCTAATCGAAGGTCAGCTTGCTTATGAACAGCTCGTTGTGGATGCGTACTTTGAGAATAGTTATGAAAAAGCGTTACAGGCGCTGACATTAAACCGGACAGTAGTAGATGCACCGGTAGCAAGACAGATTTTAGATGATCTGATTGATGCGAATAAAGCGTATTGGCCAGAACTTCATAAACGTAAGCAAGAAGCGGTCGTGCAGTAA